A portion of the Luxibacter massiliensis genome contains these proteins:
- a CDS encoding glycosyltransferase family 4 protein yields MRKIAVITMGVRLEGEKGYTRFRYLCEFLTDAGYQVDLITTTFQHWEKAQRNIGKIKQENYTFGLKFIYEPGYKKNVDLKRILSHRTAAKNLAALLEQEGDYDLLYAEIPPNDVAYAAAAYARRKGIPFVADVNDLWPEAMRMVLDIPVVSSVLFYPLKRDAEKVYSLVSGVVGTSDEYRDRPFKNQRRDVPKATVYVGNEITVFDEGAKKNEAAVIKGPEEFWVTYAGTIGTSYDIRTMVLAAEELVKRGHSNIKMKILGGGPMKDELEALARDKKIKNVEFAGYAPYDKMAAYLKKSDILVNSFVKKAPQSIVTKIGDYLAAGKPMINTCMSPEFRKKVEQDGFGVNIMPEDTSILADAIEDLYKNEEKRLAMGRKARQIAKEQFDRPRSYQKIEELIRLLIDKNQSRGTVEQKR; encoded by the coding sequence ATGAGAAAAATAGCAGTCATCACGATGGGAGTCAGGCTGGAGGGTGAAAAAGGATATACACGTTTCCGCTATCTCTGTGAATTTTTGACAGACGCAGGCTATCAGGTAGATCTGATTACCACCACATTCCAGCATTGGGAAAAGGCCCAGCGTAATATAGGAAAGATAAAGCAGGAAAATTATACGTTTGGCCTTAAATTCATTTATGAGCCAGGATATAAGAAAAATGTGGATCTAAAGAGAATCCTGAGCCACCGTACCGCGGCAAAGAATTTGGCGGCCCTTCTTGAACAGGAGGGGGACTATGATCTTTTGTATGCGGAGATCCCCCCAAATGATGTGGCCTATGCCGCCGCTGCATATGCCAGGAGAAAGGGCATCCCCTTTGTGGCAGATGTGAATGATTTGTGGCCGGAGGCTATGAGGATGGTTTTGGATATACCGGTTGTCAGTTCTGTGCTGTTCTACCCTCTTAAGAGGGATGCGGAGAAGGTATATTCTCTTGTATCCGGCGTGGTAGGCACCTCGGACGAATACAGGGACAGGCCTTTTAAGAACCAGAGGAGAGATGTGCCCAAGGCCACAGTGTATGTGGGAAATGAGATTACTGTCTTTGACGAGGGCGCAAAGAAAAATGAGGCCGCAGTGATTAAGGGCCCGGAAGAGTTCTGGGTAACTTATGCGGGAACCATTGGGACAAGCTATGATATACGGACAATGGTTCTGGCGGCTGAGGAGCTGGTAAAAAGAGGCCACAGCAATATAAAGATGAAAATATTGGGCGGCGGGCCCATGAAGGATGAATTAGAGGCCCTTGCCCGGGATAAAAAAATTAAGAACGTAGAATTTGCAGGGTATGCACCTTATGATAAGATGGCAGCTTATTTAAAAAAATCAGATATTCTCGTCAATTCCTTCGTGAAGAAAGCCCCCCAGAGCATTGTGACAAAAATAGGCGATTATCTGGCTGCGGGCAAACCCATGATCAATACATGCATGAGTCCGGAATTCAGAAAGAAAGTAGAGCAGGATGGATTTGGCGTGAATATTATGCCGGAGGATACCAGCATTCTTGCAGACGCCATTGAGGACCTGTACAAAAATGAGGAGAAACGTCTTGCCATGGGGAGAAAGGCAAGGCAGATTGCCAAAGAGCAGTTTGACAGGCCAAGGTCCTATCAGAAGATTGAAGAACTAATCAGATTATTGATCGATAAAAATCAGTCCCGCGGGACGGTGGAGCAGAAAAGATGA
- a CDS encoding glycosyltransferase family 2 protein, translated as MSRESMKPYFSIVMPVYGVEQYISRAISSVQEQTFEAWEIILVDDCSPDKSAAVAEEFARDDQRIRIVSHKENKGLSGARNTGIQEAKGAYIWFMDPDDYVDGDLLERVKLSLEENPAEAVLFGLVEEYYGRDGDLEYTHSICPKEVLYQDQAELRKAVISLEQQTLYGYAWNKIYNLEYLKERRLAYEDVKLIEDILFNVKYFMDIERLNVLGFTPYHYGKRMNASLTNKFVPEYFRLHRQRIEMLFDQYSYWNLCTSEVRQVLGSLYGRYILSALERNCDRRSGMSHVDRYRWCRALFCQGLFNELIPCAKARDSKALSIALVFLRWKKTILCLAMGRGVHIVRGAVPMLYSRVKSGR; from the coding sequence ATGAGCAGAGAAAGTATGAAGCCTTATTTCAGTATAGTCATGCCTGTGTACGGGGTGGAGCAATACATTTCCCGTGCCATAAGCAGCGTGCAGGAACAGACTTTTGAGGCATGGGAAATTATTTTGGTAGATGATTGTTCTCCTGACAAGAGCGCCGCAGTTGCTGAGGAGTTTGCCAGAGATGACCAAAGGATCAGGATTGTATCCCATAAAGAGAACAAGGGGCTCAGCGGTGCACGCAATACAGGGATCCAGGAGGCGAAGGGCGCATATATTTGGTTTATGGATCCAGACGATTATGTGGACGGGGACTTGTTAGAGAGAGTAAAATTGTCCTTGGAGGAGAATCCGGCTGAGGCAGTATTATTTGGCCTGGTGGAAGAGTACTATGGGCGGGATGGAGATCTTGAATATACCCATTCTATCTGCCCAAAGGAAGTGTTATACCAGGATCAGGCAGAACTGAGAAAAGCGGTTATTTCCCTGGAACAGCAGACACTTTACGGATATGCCTGGAATAAAATATATAATCTGGAATATCTTAAAGAACGCCGCCTGGCCTATGAGGATGTTAAGCTGATTGAGGATATTCTCTTTAACGTCAAATATTTTATGGATATTGAGAGGCTGAATGTGCTGGGATTTACACCCTATCACTATGGGAAGCGGATGAACGCCAGCCTGACTAATAAATTTGTGCCTGAATATTTCCGGCTGCACAGGCAAAGGATTGAAATGCTGTTTGACCAGTACTCATACTGGAACTTGTGTACATCTGAGGTGCGTCAGGTACTGGGGAGCCTGTATGGAAGATATATTTTGTCTGCCCTGGAAAGGAATTGCGACAGGCGCTCGGGCATGTCCCATGTGGATAGATACAGGTGGTGCAGGGCCTTATTCTGCCAGGGGTTGTTTAATGAACTGATTCCCTGTGCAAAAGCCAGGGACAGCAAGGCTCTGTCCATTGCTTTGGTGTTCCTGAGATGGAAAAAGACAATCCTATGCCTAGCTATGGGCCGGGGCGTGCATATTGTCAGAGGCGCAGTCCCTATGTTGTATTCAAGAGTAAAATCTGGGAGATAG
- a CDS encoding O-antigen ligase family protein, translating to MSAKTDWFKKFLFIFKIVYLLYLLLAFNSFVNAEAWMNAASYGVTAMGAGMAAWMLFRYKRYMKAYNLWLLLAFIASYIISAGAHISYGVMENIKGTIWLVLPIMLVYITAFDMSAEEMRKELKWLSWIYVLYSTAANLVSLSMVYWGRMYEFKDEAGAYHVIGYRWNRLWGIYDDPNHGATITIIALFILIWAFFAVKRIWLRILMIPVFLINYCYVALSDSRTGLVGLTVGILIGGFYGLWQYRRRCRHLFLGAAGILLATGVAFTGIFAVKAAYRPIEKKIVSSQTKAAPSTKPPVNTNNQLRKKDINKDYSNGRIEIWESGIQIIKSSPIIGVGYRNMAPYTLEHLPDTYLVDNGQGGLYNSMHNLELDIFVSQGIIGILLFLALLLNMGRILWRRCRHTEGEADRMEVLSFTAAISLGVAGTFLSFIFYVNAPQSFCFWLFLGYLMRNCQLVQDRERK from the coding sequence ATGTCAGCAAAAACAGACTGGTTTAAAAAATTTTTATTTATATTTAAAATCGTATATTTATTGTATTTACTCCTGGCCTTCAATTCTTTTGTCAACGCTGAGGCTTGGATGAATGCGGCGTCTTACGGGGTCACAGCTATGGGGGCGGGGATGGCGGCCTGGATGCTCTTCCGCTATAAGCGTTATATGAAAGCATACAATCTGTGGCTTCTGCTGGCGTTTATTGCCAGCTATATAATCAGCGCAGGGGCCCATATATCATATGGGGTTATGGAGAATATAAAGGGAACTATCTGGCTTGTACTGCCCATCATGCTGGTCTATATAACTGCCTTTGACATGTCCGCAGAAGAGATGAGAAAGGAATTAAAATGGCTGTCATGGATATATGTTTTATACTCCACGGCGGCTAACCTGGTGAGCCTTAGTATGGTCTACTGGGGGAGAATGTATGAATTTAAGGATGAAGCAGGGGCCTATCATGTGATAGGATACCGGTGGAACCGGCTTTGGGGTATCTATGACGATCCAAACCACGGGGCCACAATTACAATCATAGCCTTATTTATACTCATCTGGGCGTTTTTTGCGGTAAAAAGGATATGGCTGAGAATTTTGATGATTCCGGTTTTTCTCATTAATTATTGCTATGTCGCACTGTCTGATTCCAGGACCGGACTCGTGGGTTTGACTGTGGGGATACTGATTGGCGGATTTTACGGGTTATGGCAGTACAGAAGAAGATGCAGGCATCTGTTTTTGGGGGCGGCAGGTATCCTGCTTGCCACCGGGGTTGCTTTCACAGGGATTTTTGCAGTAAAGGCCGCATACCGGCCAATAGAGAAAAAGATTGTCAGCAGCCAGACGAAAGCAGCTCCCAGCACAAAACCTCCTGTGAATACGAATAACCAGCTCCGTAAAAAGGATATAAATAAGGATTACAGCAATGGCAGAATTGAAATATGGGAGAGCGGGATCCAGATTATAAAATCCTCTCCCATAATTGGGGTCGGATATCGGAATATGGCCCCATATACATTGGAACATCTTCCGGATACATACTTGGTAGATAATGGCCAGGGAGGCCTGTATAACTCTATGCATAATCTGGAGCTGGATATTTTTGTCAGCCAGGGAATAATCGGTATCCTATTGTTTTTGGCCCTGCTTTTGAACATGGGCAGGATCCTATGGAGAAGATGCAGGCACACAGAAGGTGAGGCTGACAGGATGGAGGTGCTGTCTTTTACAGCAGCTATTTCCCTGGGAGTCGCGGGGACGTTTTTATCATTTATTTTTTACGTAAATGCACCACAGAGTTTTTGTTTCTGGCTGTTTTTAGGATATCTGATGAGAAATTGCCAGCTGGTGCAGGATAGGGAGAGAAAATGA
- a CDS encoding glycosyltransferase: protein MKKILAGFIMDGKSGGVDKYLLNFLEAVHGEDVRIDFLTNEVDAELRQFLQQYHSRLFPIAGLKRPVKQFSQVCRILEKGQYDMVYLNVSTAIDCIAAFAARRAGVEERAIHSHSSGNDCEDALQRFIYNTVHRACRLFFYRAGTRFYGCSHKAGRWIFPNKIVQSGKFEVIYNAVDRLSFSYDPHIREVTRSELGIENKFVVGHIGNFRYAKNYPLLIDIFEQIYRQEKKAVLLLAGTGDELEVVRKRVSDKGLGQAVMFLGWRPDTYRLYQAMDVFLLPSRFEGLPIVGVEAQCTKLQCVLSDEITDETKIQDQCYFLSLKENPKSWADFILGHRGYDREKVKLLREADNYDLESQRGQLRRIVCH, encoded by the coding sequence ATGAAAAAAATTCTGGCAGGTTTTATTATGGACGGCAAGAGCGGGGGGGTTGATAAATACCTTCTAAATTTTCTGGAGGCCGTGCATGGCGAGGATGTAAGAATTGATTTTCTGACAAATGAAGTAGATGCAGAGCTGCGGCAGTTTTTACAGCAATACCATTCCAGGCTGTTTCCAATAGCGGGACTGAAAAGGCCTGTAAAACAGTTCTCACAGGTATGTAGGATTTTAGAAAAAGGGCAATATGACATGGTATATCTTAACGTGTCCACAGCCATTGACTGTATTGCCGCTTTTGCGGCCAGGCGGGCAGGGGTAGAGGAGCGCGCCATACACAGCCATTCCAGCGGCAATGACTGCGAAGATGCACTGCAAAGGTTTATATATAATACGGTTCATAGGGCCTGCAGACTGTTTTTTTATCGGGCGGGCACAAGATTCTACGGATGTTCTCATAAGGCCGGAAGATGGATTTTCCCTAACAAGATTGTACAGTCAGGCAAGTTTGAGGTCATATATAATGCTGTTGACCGGCTGAGCTTTAGCTATGACCCTCACATAAGGGAAGTGACGCGCAGTGAGCTTGGTATAGAGAATAAATTTGTTGTTGGCCATATCGGGAATTTCAGATATGCCAAAAATTATCCTCTGCTGATTGATATATTTGAGCAGATATACCGCCAGGAAAAAAAGGCAGTCCTGCTTCTTGCGGGCACAGGGGATGAATTAGAAGTTGTCCGTAAAAGAGTAAGTGATAAAGGACTTGGACAGGCCGTGATGTTTTTAGGGTGGCGCCCAGATACGTACAGGCTTTACCAGGCCATGGATGTATTCTTGCTTCCTTCCAGGTTTGAGGGACTTCCAATCGTCGGGGTGGAGGCCCAGTGCACAAAATTACAGTGTGTGCTCAGCGATGAAATCACGGACGAGACGAAGATACAGGATCAGTGTTATTTCCTGAGCCTGAAAGAAAACCCCAAAAGCTGGGCAGACTTTATTTTAGGGCACAGAGGATATGACAGAGAGAAGGTAAAACTTCTCAGGGAAGCTGACAACTATGACCTGGAGTCACAGAGAGGGCAGCTTAGGAGGATCGTATGCCATTAG
- a CDS encoding glycosyltransferase family 2 protein, whose protein sequence is MPLVSLVIAVYNIEEYIGACIRSAAGQTYSNLEILLIDDGSSDRSGEICDEAAGKDPRIRVIHKENKGISDVRNVGIQEARGIYLMYIDGDDYIAPDCVESVLLCARENEADIVVFDYTEVEESTGRKDHWSMDVPRGMVTDAKETPALLVASPSPCNKLYRKAFLEDTGLRYPVGRNYEDLAVTPRFMVNARRVVYLERPPLYYYIIHDGSIMRSRNFKKSFEDRKAAVEDILDYFKSHGLYDEFRDELEYLAFEHAYFVPTKEVLYYDPKSEYRGRFREFVLDIFPRAEKNPYVRMWLSRKDKLILWLMARRLYCVIRLLSRIRKKADLKKKKV, encoded by the coding sequence ATGCCATTAGTCAGTTTAGTGATAGCAGTATATAATATAGAAGAATATATAGGGGCATGCATCCGCAGCGCGGCAGGGCAGACTTACAGCAACCTGGAAATTCTTTTGATTGATGATGGATCCTCTGACAGAAGCGGTGAGATCTGTGATGAGGCTGCCGGGAAGGATCCGCGGATCCGGGTCATACACAAGGAGAACAAAGGGATATCTGATGTCCGCAATGTGGGAATCCAGGAGGCCAGAGGAATCTATCTGATGTACATTGACGGGGATGACTATATTGCCCCTGACTGTGTTGAGTCGGTTCTTCTGTGTGCCCGGGAAAATGAGGCGGACATTGTGGTGTTTGATTACACGGAGGTGGAAGAATCCACTGGCAGGAAGGATCACTGGAGCATGGACGTGCCGCGGGGCATGGTGACGGATGCAAAGGAGACCCCGGCCCTGCTTGTGGCCTCCCCCAGTCCCTGCAATAAGCTGTATAGGAAAGCTTTCCTGGAAGACACAGGCCTGAGATATCCTGTGGGGAGAAATTATGAGGACTTGGCTGTGACCCCCAGGTTTATGGTAAATGCCAGGCGTGTTGTATATCTGGAACGTCCTCCCTTGTACTACTATATAATCCACGATGGGTCTATTATGAGGAGCAGGAATTTCAAAAAAAGCTTTGAGGACAGGAAGGCGGCGGTAGAGGACATACTGGATTATTTTAAAAGCCATGGCCTGTATGATGAATTTAGAGATGAACTGGAATACCTGGCCTTTGAACATGCATATTTTGTTCCCACAAAGGAAGTGCTGTACTATGATCCCAAAAGTGAATACCGCGGCCGTTTTCGGGAATTTGTATTGGACATATTTCCCAGGGCAGAGAAGAATCCCTATGTCCGTATGTGGCTTTCCCGGAAGGATAAGCTCATATTGTGGCTTATGGCCAGGAGGCTGTACTGTGTAATCAGGCTTCTCTCCAGAATACGCAAAAAGGCTGACCTGAAAAAAAAGAAAGTGTAA
- a CDS encoding glycosyltransferase family 2 protein — protein MEKILTVVIPSYNVERFLQETLESFVEERVLKDIEVLVVDDGSKDGTAEIGKAFEQMYPGTFRVISKENGGHGSTINKGIEQCQGKYFKVVDGDDWVNTEDFCILVDKLKTCEADYVVTNYYEVNDQTGEKTKQDFSLLAEAADPATGVLSFEEAAKRVQMPMHALVIRSSILKDNNIRLDEHCFYVDVEYILYPLPYVRTVAYFDLSVYMYRLALATQSVSIQGFQKHMQNHIDVILHLSVFAEKFRKNAEDAEALKIDYICKRIAAMVGDQITIFISFSEKDKRIKEKFIQFDRELRETSQYIYDLSVQESGTFKLLRTVKFKGYEMIVKSARKRNGLEEG, from the coding sequence ATGGAGAAAATATTGACAGTTGTGATCCCGTCCTACAATGTAGAAAGATTCTTGCAGGAGACCTTGGAATCCTTTGTGGAGGAGAGAGTCCTGAAGGATATAGAGGTACTGGTTGTGGATGACGGCTCTAAGGATGGGACAGCAGAAATAGGAAAAGCCTTTGAACAGATGTATCCCGGGACTTTCCGGGTGATTTCTAAGGAAAATGGAGGCCATGGCTCCACCATCAATAAAGGTATAGAGCAGTGCCAGGGGAAATATTTCAAGGTTGTGGACGGAGATGACTGGGTAAATACAGAAGATTTCTGTATTTTGGTGGACAAGTTAAAAACTTGCGAGGCAGATTATGTGGTGACAAACTACTACGAGGTGAACGACCAGACTGGAGAAAAAACAAAACAGGATTTCTCTCTTCTGGCAGAGGCGGCAGACCCGGCAACAGGAGTCTTAAGCTTTGAGGAGGCGGCCAAAAGGGTACAGATGCCAATGCATGCACTGGTAATCCGCAGCAGTATCTTAAAGGATAACAATATCAGGCTGGATGAACACTGTTTTTACGTTGATGTGGAATATATTTTGTATCCCCTCCCTTATGTCAGGACGGTGGCATATTTTGACCTGTCTGTCTATATGTACCGTCTGGCCCTGGCCACCCAGAGTGTCAGTATCCAGGGGTTCCAGAAGCATATGCAGAACCATATAGACGTGATCCTGCATTTATCAGTGTTTGCTGAGAAGTTCAGGAAGAATGCAGAAGATGCCGAGGCCCTCAAGATAGATTATATATGTAAAAGAATTGCCGCTATGGTTGGCGACCAGATTACGATATTTATCAGTTTTTCTGAAAAGGACAAGAGGATAAAAGAGAAATTCATACAGTTCGACAGAGAGCTAAGAGAAACAAGCCAATATATTTATGATTTGTCTGTCCAGGAGAGCGGCACATTTAAGCTCCTGAGGACAGTAAAGTTCAAAGGGTATGAAATGATTGTAAAGTCGGCACGGAAGAGAAACGGCCTGGAAGAAGGGTAA
- a CDS encoding flippase encodes MKIKSVKFNFIMNFTLTMSQFLFPMITFPYVSRVLGPAGNGSVAFATSVITYFTMFAMLGVPTYGIRACAKVRENKEELSRTVQELLLINLIMMILCYIAFGFSLRLVSGFQEDRTLLIISSAAMLLNVLGVSWLYSALEQYAYIAAAGMLFKVLSIFLMFAFVRTKEDYIIYGAIAVFASAGSYVLNFIRLRRFISLKPVKYYNFRRHLKPILVFFAMSVATTIYTNLDTVMLGFMKTNTDVGYYNAAVKIKTILVSLVTSMGTVLLPRLSFYIESGQMKEFRRMIAKTINFVLLVSLPLTVYFILYAKESILLLSGEEFMGAVIPMCVITPTIILIGLTNVLGIQVLVPTGKEDKVLISVIIGAVVDLILNAVYIPKYAAAGAALGTLVAEIAVLIVQIVYLRKMLWEMKKELNWKLPIAALLAATAVVCIFKNYISVGSVFLTLLISAIIYFGIYGTILLIGKNPFVMEIIRPVLARLKRGL; translated from the coding sequence ATGAAGATTAAATCAGTAAAATTTAATTTTATAATGAATTTTACTTTGACCATGTCTCAATTTCTGTTTCCCATGATCACATTTCCATATGTGTCCCGGGTCCTTGGGCCGGCTGGAAACGGAAGTGTGGCTTTTGCGACTTCGGTGATTACGTATTTTACTATGTTTGCCATGCTTGGAGTGCCGACTTATGGAATACGGGCCTGTGCAAAAGTCAGGGAGAATAAGGAGGAATTATCCAGGACTGTCCAGGAATTGCTGCTTATCAACCTGATTATGATGATCCTGTGCTATATTGCTTTTGGCTTTTCACTCAGGTTGGTAAGCGGGTTTCAGGAGGACCGGACGCTTCTTATTATAAGCAGCGCAGCGATGCTGTTAAATGTCCTGGGCGTGAGCTGGCTTTACTCAGCCCTGGAGCAGTATGCCTATATAGCGGCAGCAGGCATGCTGTTTAAAGTTTTATCTATATTCCTGATGTTTGCCTTTGTACGTACAAAGGAGGACTATATTATATACGGGGCCATTGCTGTGTTTGCCAGTGCAGGCTCCTATGTGCTGAATTTTATCAGGCTCAGGAGATTTATATCTTTGAAGCCTGTGAAGTATTATAATTTCCGGCGCCATTTAAAACCGATCCTTGTTTTTTTTGCCATGTCCGTGGCCACCACGATCTATACTAATCTGGATACGGTAATGCTAGGATTTATGAAAACAAACACGGATGTAGGGTACTATAATGCGGCAGTGAAGATAAAGACAATTCTTGTCAGCCTGGTTACTTCTATGGGCACTGTTTTGCTGCCCAGGCTCTCTTTTTATATAGAGAGTGGGCAGATGAAGGAATTTCGGAGGATGATTGCTAAGACAATTAATTTTGTGCTTCTGGTTTCTCTGCCTCTGACAGTATATTTTATTTTATATGCCAAAGAGAGTATTCTGCTGTTGTCAGGTGAAGAGTTTATGGGAGCCGTTATCCCTATGTGTGTGATTACGCCTACGATTATTTTGATTGGACTGACAAATGTGCTGGGGATTCAGGTGCTTGTGCCAACGGGAAAAGAGGATAAGGTACTGATTTCAGTGATCATAGGTGCAGTGGTGGATTTGATTCTAAATGCAGTATATATTCCCAAGTATGCGGCGGCAGGCGCTGCCCTGGGAACCTTGGTGGCAGAGATAGCGGTCTTGATTGTGCAGATAGTGTATTTGAGGAAAATGCTCTGGGAGATGAAAAAGGAGCTTAACTGGAAGCTGCCTATTGCCGCCCTTTTAGCTGCCACGGCAGTCGTATGTATTTTTAAGAATTATATTTCTGTGGGTTCCGTATTCCTCACCCTTCTTATTTCAGCAATAATATATTTCGGGATTTATGGCACAATACTGCTTATTGGCAAGAATCCTTTTGTGATGGAGATTATCAGGCCAGTGCTGGCAAGGCTGAAGAGAGGCTTATAA
- a CDS encoding sugar transferase gives MYQKKKSSWLKHLDFIVLDCLCMELAFVIAYLLRHGWGNIYNFALYRDVAGILVLMHLIVVFFGEGYKGIVRRGYFEELKAAVIHVTAVDVLLNMYLYLLKKSGDYSRITYVLMWGISIILIYAVRILWKNHIRSKQKWGTGQRSLIIVSLEETAGKAVKIIRENSFGDYTIAGIVLLDAEVGAKDRQIQNIPVVADGSSVVEYVRYHWVDEVFFDIPFGTYDCEKLIGDCEEMGITVHQRLAVESEMYRHNQIVERMGGYTVLTSSVNMVSNRQLFFKRTLDIIGALFGLLCTGILFIFVAPCIFVKSPGPVFFSQWRVGKNGKKFRIYKFRSMYMDAEKRKQELMKDNNIKSGLMFKIDRDPRVIKGIGEFIRKTSIDEFPQFFNVLRGEMSLVGTRPPTVDEWTKYELYHRKRMAIKPGLTGMWQVSGRSEITDFDEVVALDTKYIKEWSFGLDLRILAKTVLVVLKRKGAS, from the coding sequence ATGTATCAGAAGAAAAAAAGCAGCTGGCTGAAGCATCTGGATTTTATAGTTTTAGACTGTCTGTGTATGGAACTGGCATTTGTCATCGCCTATCTGCTCAGGCACGGATGGGGGAATATATACAATTTTGCCCTGTACCGGGACGTGGCGGGAATCCTTGTCCTGATGCATTTGATTGTTGTCTTTTTCGGGGAAGGCTATAAAGGGATTGTCAGAAGAGGGTATTTTGAGGAACTAAAGGCGGCCGTCATCCATGTGACAGCGGTGGACGTCCTTCTGAATATGTACTTATATTTATTGAAGAAAAGCGGGGACTATTCAAGGATCACGTATGTGTTAATGTGGGGGATCAGCATTATTTTGATATATGCTGTCAGGATTCTGTGGAAAAACCACATTAGAAGTAAACAGAAATGGGGGACAGGCCAGCGGTCTTTGATTATTGTATCTCTGGAAGAAACTGCCGGGAAAGCTGTGAAGATTATAAGAGAGAATAGTTTTGGAGACTACACTATTGCTGGTATCGTTTTACTGGATGCAGAGGTAGGGGCAAAGGACAGGCAGATACAGAATATCCCAGTGGTGGCAGATGGAAGCAGTGTCGTGGAGTATGTACGGTACCATTGGGTAGACGAGGTGTTTTTTGATATACCCTTTGGTACATACGATTGTGAGAAGCTGATCGGCGACTGTGAGGAGATGGGAATCACGGTGCATCAGCGGCTGGCGGTAGAGAGTGAGATGTACCGGCATAATCAGATTGTGGAGAGGATGGGGGGATATACGGTCCTGACCAGCAGCGTAAACATGGTGTCTAACCGGCAGCTTTTTTTCAAAAGAACGCTGGACATCATTGGCGCCCTGTTTGGGCTGCTGTGTACAGGAATCCTGTTTATCTTTGTGGCCCCCTGTATTTTTGTAAAATCTCCGGGCCCCGTATTTTTTTCACAGTGGAGAGTGGGGAAGAATGGGAAAAAATTCAGGATATATAAATTCCGCAGTATGTACATGGATGCGGAAAAGCGAAAGCAGGAATTAATGAAAGATAATAATATCAAGAGCGGCCTCATGTTCAAGATAGACCGTGACCCGAGAGTGATAAAAGGAATCGGTGAATTTATCAGAAAAACTTCTATTGATGAATTTCCTCAGTTCTTTAATGTGCTTAGAGGGGAAATGAGCCTTGTAGGCACCAGGCCGCCCACAGTGGATGAGTGGACAAAATATGAGCTGTACCACAGGAAGCGCATGGCCATCAAGCCGGGACTGACTGGGATGTGGCAGGTAAGCGGCAGGAGTGAGATTACAGATTTTGATGAGGTAGTGGCGCTGGATACAAAATATATAAAAGAATGGAGCTTTGGCCTGGATCTGCGAATCCTGGCAAAGACAGTCCTGGTTGTGCTAAAGAGGAAGGGGGCATCTTAA